One Streptomyces sp. SAI-135 DNA segment encodes these proteins:
- a CDS encoding saccharopine dehydrogenase family protein: MTDLVPATGTVHWVGAGLSTGSGLAALCDTAGRVLLWHRTEERAEEALEGLGLGGRAVPRAWTLPALAAELAPGDVVVSMLPAPEHAGILAVCVREQAHFACSSYVSDAVLEHVPAALKAGLVVLTEAGLDPGVDHLFAYSLVARARAAIGDQRPASYGLTSYCGGVPAVPNDFRYRFSWAPAGVLNALRSPARYIDRGTPVTAERPWEATRRHVVDGETFEVYPNRDSVPFVEQYGLPAAWTPRTFVRGTLRLDGWLRAWEPVFEELRTGDDTRITALAQELAARYPTTDADRDRVVLAVSLDVRAEDGRTWSGGYLLDLVGDEEDSAMARCVSRTLALGVGHILDGSLPAGLHRAAETAPRADQWLGELARSGVHFTLRVDQ, encoded by the coding sequence GTGACTGACCTGGTACCCGCGACCGGCACCGTCCACTGGGTCGGTGCCGGGCTCTCCACCGGCAGCGGCCTGGCCGCGCTGTGCGACACGGCCGGCCGCGTGCTGCTGTGGCACCGCACCGAGGAGCGGGCCGAGGAGGCCCTCGAAGGGCTGGGGCTGGGGGGACGGGCCGTGCCCCGCGCCTGGACACTGCCGGCGCTCGCGGCCGAACTGGCGCCCGGTGACGTCGTGGTGTCGATGCTGCCCGCGCCCGAGCACGCCGGGATCCTCGCCGTCTGCGTCCGCGAGCAGGCCCACTTCGCCTGCTCCAGCTATGTGTCCGACGCCGTCCTCGAACACGTGCCGGCGGCCCTGAAGGCGGGGCTCGTCGTCCTCACCGAGGCCGGCCTCGACCCGGGCGTCGACCACCTCTTCGCGTACAGCCTCGTCGCCCGGGCCCGCGCGGCGATCGGCGACCAGAGACCGGCGTCGTACGGCCTGACCTCCTACTGCGGCGGTGTGCCCGCCGTCCCGAACGACTTCAGGTACCGCTTCAGCTGGGCCCCGGCCGGAGTCCTGAACGCCCTGCGCTCGCCCGCCCGTTACATCGACCGCGGCACCCCGGTCACCGCCGAGCGTCCCTGGGAGGCGACCCGGCGCCATGTCGTGGACGGCGAGACCTTCGAGGTCTACCCCAACCGCGACAGCGTCCCCTTCGTCGAGCAGTACGGGCTGCCGGCCGCCTGGACCCCGCGGACCTTCGTGCGCGGGACCCTGCGTCTGGACGGCTGGCTGCGGGCCTGGGAGCCGGTCTTCGAGGAGCTGCGGACCGGCGACGACACCCGGATCACCGCCCTCGCCCAGGAGCTGGCGGCCAGGTACCCCACGACGGACGCCGACCGTGACCGAGTCGTCCTCGCCGTCTCCCTCGACGTGCGCGCCGAGGACGGCCGCACCTGGTCCGGCGGCTACCTCCTCGACCTGGTGGGCGACGAGGAGGACAGCGCCATGGCGCGCTGTGTCTCCCGCACCCTCGCGCTCGGCGTCGGCCACATCCTGGACGGCTCCCTGCCCGCGGGGCTGCACCGCGCCGCCGAGACGGCGCCGCGCGCGGACCAGTGGCTGGGCGAACTCGCCCGCAGCGGCGTGCACTTCACCCTGCGGGTCGATCAGTAG
- a CDS encoding serine hydrolase domain-containing protein, with protein sequence MAQLRQEVDPGEVGLDEKALDRLDRHFAHYVDEGRIPGFLVSVARGGRVAHLTAHGLRDLAAGLPVEADTLWRIYSMTKPVTAVAALILVEEGRLSLDDPVAEYLPAFARPRVYVDGSGDSLTTRPADGPIRIRHLLTHTSGLTFAFYHSHPVDALYREAGLESSVLPGSDLAKTVDVYASLPLQFEPGTEWNYSVASNVLGRVIEIASGQSLDVFFAERVFGPLGMTDAGFWVTDEQADRLAELYGEKEDGTIEPVPGLPLRGRPRLLSGSGGLAASAYDVHRFAELLRRRGELDGTRLLSARTVDLMTSNHLPGGADLRSFGTKPAHDEPGNDGVGFGLGVSVVIDPDRTLAPSTPGTFGWSGAASTTFWVDPGRDLTVQFYTQVRPKTLKLFPDLKRLVHEAVVG encoded by the coding sequence ATGGCACAGCTTCGGCAAGAGGTCGATCCCGGTGAGGTGGGACTGGACGAGAAGGCGCTCGACCGCCTGGACCGGCACTTCGCCCACTACGTCGACGAGGGCCGGATACCCGGCTTCCTGGTGTCCGTCGCCCGCGGCGGCCGCGTCGCCCACCTCACCGCGCACGGCCTGCGCGACCTCGCGGCCGGCCTGCCGGTCGAGGCCGACACCCTGTGGCGGATCTACTCCATGACCAAGCCCGTCACCGCGGTGGCCGCCCTGATCCTGGTGGAGGAGGGCCGGCTGTCGCTGGACGACCCGGTCGCCGAGTACCTGCCTGCGTTCGCGCGGCCCCGGGTGTACGTGGACGGCTCCGGCGACAGCCTCACCACCCGCCCCGCAGACGGTCCGATCCGGATCCGGCATCTGCTGACCCACACCTCGGGCCTCACCTTCGCCTTCTACCACTCCCACCCGGTCGACGCCCTCTACCGCGAGGCCGGCCTGGAGTCGTCCGTACTGCCCGGCTCGGACCTCGCCAAGACGGTCGACGTGTACGCGAGCCTGCCCCTCCAGTTCGAGCCGGGCACCGAGTGGAACTACTCGGTCGCCTCCAACGTCCTGGGCCGGGTCATCGAGATCGCGTCCGGCCAGAGTCTCGACGTCTTCTTCGCCGAGCGCGTCTTCGGCCCCCTCGGGATGACCGACGCCGGCTTCTGGGTCACGGACGAACAGGCGGACCGCCTGGCGGAGTTGTACGGCGAGAAGGAAGACGGCACCATCGAGCCGGTCCCCGGGCTGCCGCTGCGGGGCCGTCCCCGTCTGCTGTCCGGCAGCGGCGGCCTCGCGGCGTCGGCGTACGACGTCCACCGCTTCGCCGAACTGCTGCGCCGCCGCGGCGAACTGGACGGCACCCGTCTGCTGTCGGCCAGGACGGTGGACCTGATGACCTCCAACCACCTGCCGGGCGGCGCCGACCTGCGCTCCTTCGGCACCAAACCGGCCCACGACGAGCCCGGCAACGACGGCGTCGGCTTCGGCCTCGGCGTCTCCGTGGTGATCGACCCCGACCGCACCCTGGCACCCTCGACTCCCGGCACCTTCGGCTGGAGCGGGGCGGCGTCCACGACGTTCTGGGTCGACCCGGGCCGCGATCTGACCGTGCAGTTCTACACCCAGGTGCGGCCCAAGACGCTCAAGCTCTTCCCCGATCTCAAGCGGCTGGTCCACGAGGCGGTCGTGGGCTAG